The sequence CTAATTCAACATCTTCATCAACAGCTATAGGCTTGTAGGCAAAGTTTCTACCCTTAATCCCTTCTTCTGTCATCTCATCAAATAGAACTTTTCCTTTCCAACCGATCCATTTTTGGTTACTCTCCATTGATAGTTTGTTGATCTGCTCAAAAATTATCTTTGTTCTTCTTTTCATTTCTGATGCATCAATTTGTTCTAATTCTGCAGCATCTGTTCCTGGTCTAGCACTGTATTTTGATAAATTTACTACATCTGGCTTTGTTTCATCTAGTAATTTCACAGTTTTTTGAAATTCTTCTTCTGTTTCAGTAGGAAATCCAACTATGATATCTGTGGATATGGTAAAGTCTCTAAATCTTTCTTTCATTTTCTTAGAAATTTCTCTGAAAGTTCCTTCAGTATGTCCACGTTTCATATCGTGAAGTACTTGATCACTTCCACTCTGTACTGGAATATGTAAAAATTTGAAGACTTTGTCATTATCATAAGAATCGATTAATTTTTCTTTAATTCTTGGCATATACATTGGGTTCATCATTCCAACTCTTATCATGAAATCTTCTGGAATTTCTGATACGGTATTGATTAGAGTTGGCAGATCTGTTCCTATATCAAATCCATAACATCCATTATCTGTCGATGTTAACCATACTTCTTTACATCCTTCGTTAATTTCCGTTTCAACTTGTCTTACGATATCTCCTAATCTGTAACTAGATAGATCTCCTTTAGATAATTTTGTTTGGCAAAAGGTACATTCACTCATACATCCACTTGCAATCTCTACAATCCCTACTGTGGGATTAAGTCTGACTTTGGGAAGTCCCACTTTTGACAAATCTGAATCTTCTAATGCAATTTGTTTTTGACCTCCTAATGTTGAATTAATTACTTGTAGTGTTTTTCCTAATGAATTTGGTCCAAGCATACTAGCATTTTCTGAAAATTTTTCAACTGTTTCTTTTTCTGCTTTTGGAAGACATCCTGCTACAATAAGCGGTTTTGATTTTAATGAATTAATTCTATACATCATTTTGTTTGCAGTGGAATCTTTGACTGAACATGTAACTACTATGTTAAGATCCGATTCTGAAGAATTATCTGCTAATGTATGCCCTCCATTTAGAATTAATCCTGAAATCATTTCAGAATCTGCAAAACTAGCAGAGCATCCATATGCTTCTACGAAAATTTTTGCCATAATTTATCCAAATAGAGAATCAATCTCTTTGTTGCTCATTAATTTCTTTGAAACAACAAGTTCTCTGATAGTTTTCCCTGTTTTTAGAGACTCTTTGAATAATTCAGCTGATTTTAGATATCCTATTTTTGGAGTTAACAATGTTACAATCACAGGACTATTTTCAATATCTTGACGTAATTTGTCTTTGTTAGCTGTTAGTCCATCGATTAGGTTTGCAGAAAATATTGGCAAGAAATTTTTTAGCATGTCTGTTGATTCTAACATGCACTTTAGCATTCCTGGTAACATCACATTTAGCTCAAACTGACCTCCTTGTGCAGCATAAGAAACTGCAGTGTCATTTCCAATTATGTTGAAGCAAACCATGTTCATGCATTCTGCTAAAGATGGATTTACTTTTCCAGGCATAATTGATGAACCTGCATGAACTGCAGGGATTCCCAATTCTGCCAATCCTGCGATAGGGCCTGATGCCATCAGTCTGATATCATTAGCGATTTTTCCTATTTCAAGTGCTAAATTTCTTAATGCACTTGATAAATTAGCAACTGCAAATTTACTTTGTAAACTGTGTTGCATATCTTTTTCTGGCTTTAATGATAATTTTGAAATTTTTCCTAATTCTGTTATTGCAATTTTCCTGTATCCTTTTGGCGTGTTGGCTCCTGTCCCAACAGCTGTTCCTCCTAATGCGACATATTGCAATTCTTTTTGTGCATCAATGATTTCTTTTCTTGCTTTGGAAATTGATGTTACATATGCATCAAACTCACTTCCTAATGTTACAGGTAATGCATCCATGAGATGTGTTCTTCCAATTTTTTTAAATGATGAAAATTGTTTTGCTTTTTTTGATAATGATTTAATCAAAATATCTATGGCAGGAATTGTATCTTTAAGATTCATAAGAATTGCAACATGCATAGCTGTTGGATATGTATCATTACTTGATTGTGACATGTTGACATGATCATTTGGATGTAAGAACTCATACTGTCCTTTCTTTTTATGGAGAACTTCTAATGCTACATTTGATATGACTTCATTAGAATTCATATTAAATGCAGTTCCTGCTCCTGAATTTATCATATCTACCACAAATTGATCTACAAATTTTCCAGCAAGTATTTTATCACATGCTGTAACAATTGCTTTTCCTCTTTTTGCATCAATTGCTTTGGTCTTCATATTTGCGATTGCTGCAGATCGTTT is a genomic window of Nitrosopumilus sp. containing:
- a CDS encoding aspartate ammonia-lyase codes for the protein MKFRLDQDSLGKVKIPADAYYGAFTGRAINQYHVTGNKSHENLIKSFVMIKRSAAIANMKTKAIDAKRGKAIVTACDKILAGKFVDQFVVDMINSGAGTAFNMNSNEVISNVALEVLHKKKGQYEFLHPNDHVNMSQSSNDTYPTAMHVAILMNLKDTIPAIDILIKSLSKKAKQFSSFKKIGRTHLMDALPVTLGSEFDAYVTSISKARKEIIDAQKELQYVALGGTAVGTGANTPKGYRKIAITELGKISKLSLKPEKDMQHSLQSKFAVANLSSALRNLALEIGKIANDIRLMASGPIAGLAELGIPAVHAGSSIMPGKVNPSLAECMNMVCFNIIGNDTAVSYAAQGGQFELNVMLPGMLKCMLESTDMLKNFLPIFSANLIDGLTANKDKLRQDIENSPVIVTLLTPKIGYLKSAELFKESLKTGKTIRELVVSKKLMSNKEIDSLFG
- a CDS encoding tRNA (N(6)-L-threonylcarbamoyladenosine(37)-C(2))-methylthiotransferase, with protein sequence MAKIFVEAYGCSASFADSEMISGLILNGGHTLADNSSESDLNIVVTCSVKDSTANKMMYRINSLKSKPLIVAGCLPKAEKETVEKFSENASMLGPNSLGKTLQVINSTLGGQKQIALEDSDLSKVGLPKVRLNPTVGIVEIASGCMSECTFCQTKLSKGDLSSYRLGDIVRQVETEINEGCKEVWLTSTDNGCYGFDIGTDLPTLINTVSEIPEDFMIRVGMMNPMYMPRIKEKLIDSYDNDKVFKFLHIPVQSGSDQVLHDMKRGHTEGTFREISKKMKERFRDFTISTDIIVGFPTETEEEFQKTVKLLDETKPDVVNLSKYSARPGTDAAELEQIDASEMKRRTKIIFEQINKLSMESNQKWIGWKGKVLFDEMTEEGIKGRNFAYKPIAVDEDVELGQSHIVEITDATVKRLVGKIAS